One window of the Pseudomonas sp. S04 genome contains the following:
- a CDS encoding GNAT family N-acetyltransferase — MPETSTAIADIHRLDSGYSREARSLLYQAYRHEPTFKFLFEAERPGYEQRVRATVRELVKQHFLQDLPAIGLLVNDRLIGIALIAPPQRRLGITESWAWRLRMVLSTGFRCTRRYLDYHAAVAACVPSDSVHVLPLLGIHPQFQGQHFGEQLLQAVHNWCAVDEHSQGVVLDTGNPRYLEFYKRQGYEEIGEVAVGPVLEHVFFHANPQVLHSATA; from the coding sequence ATGCCTGAAACATCGACCGCCATCGCGGACATCCATCGGCTCGACAGCGGCTACTCGCGTGAAGCGCGCTCATTGCTGTACCAGGCCTATCGCCACGAACCCACCTTCAAGTTTCTGTTTGAGGCCGAGCGCCCCGGCTATGAGCAGCGGGTACGGGCGACGGTGCGCGAACTGGTCAAGCAGCATTTTCTCCAGGATCTGCCCGCCATCGGCCTGCTGGTCAATGACCGCTTGATCGGCATCGCGCTGATCGCGCCGCCGCAGCGGCGCCTGGGCATTACCGAAAGCTGGGCCTGGCGCCTGCGCATGGTGCTCAGCACGGGTTTTCGCTGCACCCGGCGCTATCTGGACTATCACGCGGCCGTGGCTGCCTGCGTGCCATCGGACTCGGTGCACGTGCTGCCGTTGCTGGGGATTCATCCGCAATTCCAGGGTCAGCATTTCGGCGAGCAACTCCTGCAAGCCGTGCACAATTGGTGCGCGGTAGACGAGCATTCCCAGGGGGTGGTGCTCGACACCGGGAATCCGCGTTATCTGGAGTTCTATAAGCGTCAGGGGTATGAGGAGATTGGCGAGGTGGCGGTAGGGCCTGTACTTGAGCACGTGTTTTTCCACGCCAATCCGCAGGTGTTACATAGCGCAACAGCCTAA
- a CDS encoding substrate-binding domain-containing protein has translation MLRALLPLLLCSLLSPSAFATALPLPGNGVVLRIQGSNTIGAALGPALAKGLMEEQGLLKVHSEPQDNPNEQRLVGQTAQGQRVIIDIAAHGSSTGFLALHTTSADLAASSRPIKDSELVALEGLGDLKSPTAEQVIAIDGLAIILHPHNPLNQLNTEQLARIFSGEVRTWEELGGVGGPIHLYARDDQSGTYDTFKDLVLSGRGKTLARSASRFESSEQLSDAVSQDRQGIGFIGLPYVRQAKAVAIVDGASQPMLPLTSLIATEDYPLSRRLYFYVPPTARNPWATALIGFAQSRQGQALVAANGFVAQTVHAMDVTASRQMPEGYQALAAKAQRLTVNFRFEEGSASLDNKARQDLSRVLDYLKQHGKLDRQVSLVGFGDAKTDPERAALLSKLRAMAVRRELVKNGVVLRDIRGFGAQMPVAANSDDEGRIKNRRVEVWVY, from the coding sequence ATGTTGCGTGCCCTGTTGCCGCTGCTGTTATGCAGCCTGTTGTCCCCGTCGGCCTTCGCCACCGCATTGCCGCTGCCCGGTAACGGCGTGGTGTTGCGTATCCAGGGTTCCAACACCATTGGGGCGGCTCTGGGGCCGGCACTGGCCAAGGGGTTGATGGAAGAACAAGGTTTGCTCAAGGTGCACAGCGAACCCCAGGACAACCCCAACGAACAGCGGCTGGTGGGCCAGACGGCCCAAGGGCAACGGGTGATTATCGACATCGCCGCCCACGGCTCCAGCACCGGTTTCCTCGCCCTGCACACCACCAGCGCCGATCTGGCAGCCTCTTCGCGCCCGATCAAGGACAGCGAACTGGTGGCACTGGAAGGCCTTGGCGACTTGAAAAGCCCTACGGCCGAACAAGTGATCGCCATCGACGGCCTGGCCATTATCCTGCACCCGCACAACCCGTTGAACCAGTTGAACACCGAGCAACTGGCGCGGATTTTCAGCGGCGAGGTTCGCACCTGGGAAGAACTCGGCGGCGTCGGCGGACCGATTCATCTCTACGCGCGCGATGATCAGTCGGGCACCTACGATACCTTCAAGGACCTGGTACTCAGTGGCCGCGGTAAAACCCTTGCCCGCTCGGCAAGCCGCTTCGAATCCAGTGAACAGTTGTCCGACGCCGTCAGCCAGGACCGCCAGGGCATTGGTTTCATCGGCCTGCCCTACGTGCGCCAGGCCAAGGCGGTGGCGATCGTCGACGGTGCCTCGCAGCCCATGCTGCCACTCACCAGCCTGATCGCCACCGAGGACTATCCACTGTCGCGGCGGCTGTACTTCTATGTGCCACCGACCGCGCGCAATCCCTGGGCCACGGCACTGATAGGTTTTGCCCAAAGCCGCCAGGGCCAGGCGCTGGTGGCTGCCAACGGGTTTGTCGCGCAGACCGTGCACGCCATGGATGTCACGGCCAGCCGGCAGATGCCCGAGGGTTATCAGGCGCTTGCCGCCAAGGCGCAACGGCTGACGGTCAACTTTCGTTTCGAGGAAGGCAGCGCCAGCCTCGACAACAAGGCACGCCAGGACCTGTCCCGGGTACTCGACTACCTCAAGCAGCACGGTAAGCTCGACAGACAGGTGAGCCTGGTGGGATTCGGTGACGCCAAGACCGATCCGGAACGCGCCGCCCTGCTCTCGAAACTGCGGGCCATGGCGGTACGCCGTGAACTGGTGAAGAACGGCGTGGTGCTGCGCGACATTCGCGGTTTTGGTGCGCAGATGCCGGTGGCCGCCAACAGTGACGACGAAGGCCGGATCAAGAATCGCCGGGTCGAGGTCTGGGTCTACTGA
- the xthA gene encoding exodeoxyribonuclease III, whose amino-acid sequence MKIVSFNINGLRARPHQLAALIEKHQPDVIGLQETKVHDDQFPLAEVQALGYHVYYHGQKGHYGVAMLSRQEPLAIHKGFASDEEDAQRRFIWGTFADANGTPVTIMNGYFPQGESRDHPTKFPAKARFYSDLQNLLETQFSNNQALVVMGDVNISPEDCDIGIGPDNMKRWLKTGKCSFLPEEREWMARLKNWGLVDSFRHLNPDVADRFSWFDYRSRGFEDEPKRGLRIDLIMASQGLLPRIKAAGVDYDLRGMEKPSDHAPIWLELS is encoded by the coding sequence ATGAAGATCGTCTCGTTCAACATCAACGGCCTGCGCGCCCGCCCCCATCAATTGGCGGCACTGATCGAGAAGCACCAGCCAGACGTCATCGGCCTGCAGGAAACCAAGGTCCACGACGACCAGTTCCCGCTCGCCGAAGTCCAGGCGCTGGGCTACCACGTGTATTACCACGGGCAGAAAGGTCACTACGGCGTCGCCATGCTTTCGCGCCAGGAACCCTTGGCGATCCACAAGGGGTTTGCCAGCGATGAAGAAGACGCCCAGCGCCGCTTCATCTGGGGCACCTTCGCCGACGCCAACGGGACGCCGGTGACCATCATGAACGGCTATTTCCCACAGGGTGAAAGCCGCGACCACCCCACCAAGTTCCCGGCCAAGGCGCGGTTCTACAGTGACCTGCAAAACCTGTTGGAAACTCAGTTCAGCAACAACCAGGCGCTGGTGGTGATGGGCGATGTCAACATCTCCCCAGAGGACTGCGACATCGGCATCGGCCCGGACAACATGAAGCGCTGGCTGAAGACCGGCAAGTGCAGCTTCCTGCCTGAGGAACGCGAGTGGATGGCCCGCCTGAAAAACTGGGGCCTGGTGGACAGCTTCCGCCACCTCAACCCGGACGTTGCCGACCGCTTCAGCTGGTTCGACTACCGCAGTCGCGGCTTTGAAGACGAGCCCAAGCGTGGCCTGCGCATCGACTTGATCATGGCGTCCCAAGGTTTGCTGCCACGGATCAAGGCCGCCGGTGTCGACTACGACCTGCGCGGCATGGAAAAACCTTCGGACCATGCGCCGATCTGGCTGGAGCTGAGCTAG
- a CDS encoding autotransporter assembly complex protein TamA translates to MKFPGRFTSGVLMLISSAAALAQSELDVRIKPSNDELKANIEGYIGDLGERDEEALLRFSRGAEEQARKAAQALGYYQPQIESEVKDGKSPRLVLNIDPGEPVRLRYVTIQILGPAATLKSFRVPQSDVLKPGAVLNHGHYEDAKRLIQNQASRFGFFSGRFTSQKLSVDPRAGVADIDLVYDSGPRYALGKVSFAGDTPFDEDLLQRMVPFKSGAPYDSELIAELNQALQSSGYFESVRVDAAPTTAANDVIPVAVTLDTRKPRTMGLGLGYSTDVGPRAKANWTRHWVNPEGHSYGWEAELSAPRQNVGLWYDVPLDPPLTDKLRFAGGYQNEELANTDSLSKLLTLGPEWHSKLPSGWQRVISLKWQHEEYRLGDDSGISNLLMPGVSYSYLRSDNRIDPHNGYRLQFDSKVAKEGLGSDNNLLYGTALAKGLTTVLDNHRFLARAQIGGSATNGYKSIPPSLRFFAGGDQSVRGYDYQSLSPENSDGDRVGGRYMVSGSLEYQYSVAEKWRVATFVDQGNSFNDFELPSLKTGVGMGVRWVSPVGPIRLDLAHALDDPGGIRLHFSMGPEL, encoded by the coding sequence ATGAAGTTTCCAGGAAGATTTACCAGTGGCGTGCTCATGCTGATCAGCAGCGCAGCGGCCCTGGCGCAAAGTGAATTGGACGTCAGGATCAAACCGTCCAATGACGAGCTGAAGGCCAACATCGAAGGCTATATCGGCGATCTCGGCGAACGCGATGAAGAAGCCCTGTTGCGCTTCAGTCGCGGTGCCGAGGAGCAGGCGCGCAAGGCCGCCCAGGCCTTGGGTTACTACCAGCCGCAAATCGAAAGCGAAGTCAAAGACGGCAAGTCACCCCGACTGGTGTTGAATATCGACCCCGGCGAGCCGGTACGCCTGCGCTACGTGACTATCCAGATTCTGGGACCAGCCGCGACCCTCAAGTCCTTTCGTGTGCCCCAGAGCGACGTGCTCAAGCCCGGCGCCGTGCTCAATCACGGCCACTATGAAGACGCCAAGCGGCTGATCCAGAACCAGGCCTCGCGCTTCGGCTTTTTCAGTGGTCGCTTTACCAGCCAGAAGCTTTCCGTCGACCCTCGGGCCGGTGTTGCCGACATCGACCTGGTCTATGACAGCGGCCCGCGTTATGCGCTGGGCAAGGTCAGCTTTGCCGGCGATACGCCCTTCGACGAGGACCTGCTGCAACGCATGGTGCCGTTCAAAAGTGGCGCGCCTTATGATTCCGAGTTGATCGCCGAGCTCAACCAGGCCCTGCAATCGTCGGGCTATTTCGAGTCCGTGCGGGTGGATGCCGCGCCGACCACTGCCGCCAACGATGTAATTCCCGTGGCCGTCACCCTCGACACCCGTAAACCCCGGACCATGGGCCTGGGCCTGGGTTATTCGACGGACGTCGGGCCGCGAGCCAAGGCCAACTGGACACGCCACTGGGTCAATCCCGAAGGCCACAGCTATGGCTGGGAGGCCGAGCTCTCGGCGCCACGGCAGAACGTCGGCCTGTGGTACGACGTGCCGCTGGACCCGCCGTTGACCGACAAGTTGCGGTTTGCCGGGGGCTATCAAAATGAAGAACTGGCCAACACCGACAGCTTGAGCAAACTGCTGACCCTGGGGCCGGAATGGCACAGCAAGTTGCCCAGCGGCTGGCAACGGGTGATCTCGTTGAAATGGCAGCACGAGGAGTATCGCCTGGGCGATGACTCGGGGATCAGTAACCTGTTGATGCCGGGCGTGAGTTATTCCTACCTGCGCAGTGACAACCGGATCGATCCGCACAACGGTTATCGCCTGCAATTTGACAGCAAGGTGGCCAAGGAAGGGCTGGGCTCGGACAACAACCTGTTATACGGCACCGCCCTGGCCAAGGGCCTGACCACGGTGCTGGACAACCACCGATTCCTCGCGCGTGCACAGATCGGGGGTTCGGCCACCAATGGCTACAAATCGATTCCGCCATCGCTGCGCTTCTTTGCCGGTGGTGACCAGAGCGTGCGCGGTTATGACTACCAGAGCCTGTCGCCGGAAAACTCCGACGGCGACCGCGTAGGCGGACGCTACATGGTCTCCGGCAGCCTGGAGTACCAATACTCGGTTGCCGAAAAATGGCGAGTCGCAACCTTCGTCGACCAAGGCAACTCGTTCAACGACTTCGAACTGCCGAGTCTCAAGACTGGGGTCGGCATGGGTGTGCGCTGGGTTTCGCCAGTCGGCCCGATCCGTCTCGACCTGGCCCATGCGCTGGATGACCCCGGCGGTATTCGTCTGCATTTTTCCATGGGGCCTGAGCTGTGA
- the cobF gene encoding precorrin-6A synthase (deacetylating), with the protein MKQLLVIGIGAGDPDYITMQAVKALNRVDVFFLMDKGPSKDSLIDLRREICARYISQPGYRFVEAHSPQRRPDALDYSASVQALNRDKQQTFERLINEQMADDECAAFLVWGDPGLYDSTLRILQAILDAGRCTFDYEVIPGISSVQALAARHKVALNRIGGAVEITTGRRLAAGQVSAADSLVVMLDAQDAYQQVVDQEQQIYWGAYLGTADEILIAGKLKDVADQIEQVRQAARLANGWIMDTYLIRQPD; encoded by the coding sequence ATGAAGCAGCTCCTGGTGATCGGCATTGGTGCCGGCGACCCTGACTACATCACGATGCAAGCGGTCAAGGCATTGAACCGGGTCGATGTGTTTTTCCTGATGGACAAGGGCCCGAGCAAGGACAGCCTGATCGACCTGCGGCGGGAAATCTGTGCCCGCTATATCAGTCAGCCGGGTTACCGTTTCGTCGAGGCCCACAGTCCACAACGCAGGCCTGATGCTCTCGACTACAGCGCCAGTGTGCAGGCGCTCAATCGCGACAAGCAGCAGACCTTCGAGCGGCTGATCAACGAGCAAATGGCCGACGATGAATGCGCGGCGTTTCTGGTGTGGGGGGATCCGGGTTTGTACGACAGCACCCTGCGTATCCTGCAGGCAATTCTCGACGCTGGTCGCTGCACCTTTGACTACGAGGTGATCCCCGGTATCAGCAGCGTCCAGGCCCTGGCGGCGCGGCACAAAGTGGCGTTGAACCGCATCGGCGGCGCCGTCGAGATCACCACCGGGCGGCGCCTGGCAGCGGGGCAGGTGAGTGCGGCCGACAGTCTGGTGGTGATGCTGGACGCGCAAGATGCCTACCAGCAGGTGGTGGATCAGGAGCAGCAAATCTACTGGGGCGCCTACCTGGGCACCGCGGATGAAATCCTCATCGCCGGTAAACTCAAGGACGTCGCCGACCAGATCGAGCAGGTCAGGCAGGCGGCGCGACTAGCCAACGGCTGGATCATGGACACCTACCTGATCCGCCAGCCCGACTAG